One segment of Zhihengliuella halotolerans DNA contains the following:
- a CDS encoding SURF1 family cytochrome oxidase biogenesis protein: protein MLKTALKPKWLLALLLALLLSGGFVLLSQWQFGRAKTAPPPPASVTENPVELTSHFGPYRPMMAGDADQIVAATGSFLPDSQLLVSGRLQNDADGTPDEGYWVVAGLVLDDPLPEGEEAPDGSAAAAGGDVVIPVVRGWQPDTSAAAAPPSSTVTVTGRLLPTESPQAGDHRDGVVDALSVAELINLWDVDSYSGFVVAFETETAAGADASATDLEPVWVGPQPPESQTNWLNIFYGLEWALFAGFAFFLWTRLVVDDYRRDARAAALNRTPNHRPEGETVSETPTPPSGQTPEHGTSESVTSLTGRRLGGTHAQIRNAAGWFKVAAYITGVFLLLLVVEMTAKYGFGVELVAGGTLFDGSSNALGFVPVDGYTGGFNITLAIQIAHGWMYVLYLLCDFRLWMLMRWKFTRLLFIALGGVVPFLSFYVEAKIHAEVQQEIESNPAAVQRY from the coding sequence GTGTTGAAAACCGCCCTGAAGCCCAAATGGCTGCTGGCCCTGCTCCTGGCCTTACTGCTCTCCGGAGGGTTCGTCCTGCTGAGCCAATGGCAGTTCGGCCGCGCCAAGACGGCGCCGCCGCCGCCGGCCTCGGTGACGGAGAATCCGGTCGAACTGACGAGCCACTTCGGCCCGTATCGCCCCATGATGGCCGGCGATGCCGACCAGATCGTCGCGGCCACCGGCAGCTTCCTGCCGGACTCCCAGCTTCTGGTCTCCGGGCGATTGCAGAACGACGCCGACGGCACTCCGGACGAGGGCTACTGGGTCGTCGCCGGGCTCGTCCTCGACGATCCCCTCCCGGAAGGGGAGGAAGCGCCCGACGGGTCTGCGGCCGCAGCAGGCGGCGACGTCGTCATCCCCGTCGTGCGCGGCTGGCAGCCAGACACCAGCGCAGCGGCCGCGCCGCCGTCGTCCACCGTGACGGTCACCGGGAGGCTGCTGCCGACCGAGTCCCCGCAGGCGGGGGACCACCGCGACGGCGTCGTCGACGCACTCTCGGTCGCCGAGCTGATCAACCTGTGGGACGTCGACTCGTACAGCGGGTTCGTCGTCGCGTTCGAGACGGAGACGGCCGCGGGCGCCGACGCCTCGGCGACGGACCTGGAACCGGTGTGGGTCGGTCCGCAACCACCCGAGTCGCAGACCAACTGGCTGAACATCTTCTACGGGCTCGAGTGGGCGCTCTTCGCGGGCTTCGCGTTCTTCCTCTGGACCCGGCTCGTCGTCGACGACTACCGCCGCGACGCCCGCGCCGCCGCACTGAACCGCACCCCGAACCACCGACCGGAAGGCGAGACCGTGTCCGAAACCCCGACGCCCCCGTCAGGACAGACCCCCGAGCACGGCACGAGCGAGTCGGTGACCAGCCTGACGGGCCGCCGGCTCGGTGGAACGCACGCCCAGATCCGCAATGCCGCCGGCTGGTTCAAGGTCGCCGCGTACATCACCGGCGTGTTCCTGCTGCTGCTCGTGGTCGAGATGACCGCCAAGTACGGCTTCGGCGTCGAACTCGTCGCCGGCGGGACGCTCTTCGACGGTTCGAGCAACGCGCTCGGCTTCGTGCCCGTGGACGGCTACACGGGCGGCTTCAACATCACACTGGCGATCCAGATCGCGCACGGCTGGATGTACGTCCTCTACCTCTTGTGTGATTTCCGCCTCTGGATGCTGATGCGCTGGAAGTTCACGCGGCTGCTGTTCATCGCCCTCGGCGGCGTCGTGCCATTCCTGTCGTTCTACGTGGAGGCCAAGATCCACGCGGAGGTGCAACAGGAGATCGAATCCAACCCGGCAGCCGTCCAGCGGTACTAG